A single genomic interval of Trichocoleus sp. harbors:
- a CDS encoding DUF4336 domain-containing protein gives MLNRSSQIPQPSRGDSFWRFWLALPLYPHSRRRTLRQEVVKDQIWTFDQIQGILYTIVPIRMTIVKLETGGLLVYAPVAPTRECIRLVKELVAMHGEVKYIILPTSSGLEHKVFVGPFARQFPTAQVFIAPHQWSFPIDLPLRWLGFPAQRTHILPEDSTQAPFAAEFDYAVLDIDLGRGSFAEVAMLHKRSQTLLVTDTLLAVPEDPPPIVQLDPYPLLFHARDSAVDAMIDNEANRRKGWQRIALFAIYFRPATLDLLGIKQTLQTAWKAADRSLKGYLGLFPFHWQENWQQSFEALHAKGRPFVAPILQTLILPQDSQQVLQWADRVAQWDFRQVIPCHFAAPIAIEPSQFRQAFNFLQQSADSASLPEADLRFIQGLEAELLKRGIATLPRNRS, from the coding sequence ATGCTAAACCGATCGTCACAGATACCTCAACCCAGTCGTGGAGATTCGTTCTGGCGATTCTGGCTGGCTTTGCCACTTTATCCCCATAGTCGACGGCGCACATTGCGGCAGGAAGTGGTCAAGGATCAGATTTGGACCTTTGATCAGATTCAAGGCATTCTTTATACGATCGTGCCGATTCGCATGACGATCGTGAAGCTGGAGACAGGAGGTCTACTGGTCTATGCTCCGGTAGCGCCAACCCGAGAATGTATCCGCCTGGTGAAAGAGCTTGTGGCAATGCATGGTGAAGTTAAGTACATCATTTTGCCAACCAGTTCAGGCTTAGAGCACAAGGTCTTTGTTGGACCCTTTGCCCGACAGTTTCCCACTGCACAAGTCTTTATTGCGCCACATCAGTGGAGTTTCCCGATCGATCTGCCATTGCGGTGGCTGGGGTTTCCGGCTCAACGAACCCATATTTTGCCAGAAGACAGCACTCAAGCCCCCTTTGCTGCTGAGTTTGACTATGCAGTGCTGGATATTGATCTGGGGCGTGGCTCGTTTGCAGAAGTGGCAATGCTGCATAAACGATCGCAGACCCTCCTCGTGACTGATACCTTGCTGGCTGTGCCAGAAGACCCGCCGCCGATCGTCCAGCTTGACCCCTATCCGCTCCTCTTTCATGCCAGAGACAGCGCTGTAGACGCCATGATTGACAATGAGGCAAATCGTCGTAAAGGATGGCAGCGAATCGCCCTATTTGCAATCTACTTCCGTCCGGCTACGCTCGATTTACTGGGCATCAAACAGACCTTACAAACCGCCTGGAAAGCTGCCGATCGATCGCTCAAAGGCTATTTGGGGCTGTTTCCTTTTCACTGGCAAGAAAACTGGCAGCAGTCATTTGAGGCGCTCCATGCAAAAGGGCGTCCGTTTGTTGCGCCAATTCTGCAAACCCTGATTTTACCGCAAGATTCGCAGCAGGTTCTTCAGTGGGCAGATCGAGTTGCTCAATGGGACTTTCGGCAAGTAATTCCCTGCCATTTTGCTGCACCGATCGCGATCGAGCCATCGCAGTTTCGCCAGGCATTCAATTTTTTGCAACAAAGCGCTGATTCGGCAAGCTTACCGGAGGCAGATCTGAGGTTTATTCAAGGATTAGAGGCGGAATTGTTGAAACGAGGAATTGCAACATTGCCAAGAAATCGATCATAA